Sequence from the Anaerohalosphaeraceae bacterium genome:
CTCCAACCCCGTCAAAAACTTTGTGCCGGGCGCCTGCGCTTTCCAAACCGCTCAGGTCAATCACAGTCTGACCTTTGACAGCCGCTCGATTTCCGGCGCGCATCCCTGGCATCCGAACCCGGCCCGCCGACTTCAGCCGCTGGCGGCGGATCAGCTGGAGGCAATGGAAAAAATTGTTCGGGGGCGAGCCGTTTGGGCTGTCGTGACCATCAGCGACAAAAGCAAACTGTACTGGGCCCGGTTCGGACCGGCTCAGGAGGTCACCCCGCAGGCCTTCTTCGCCGTGGATGAACATACGGAATATACCCTTCCGCGCGTGGAGCGAATGGTCATCTCCTGCGGCGGACATCCGGACGACAGCGATTTGTATATCGCCCAGCGGGCGCTGGAGCTGACCCATCGGGTCGTGCTCGACGGGGGGCAAATCCTGTTTCTGGCGGCCTGTACCAACGGCATCTGTCCGCAGATTGCCTACAGGGATTTTTATCTGAAGCTGACCGAGCCGATTGAACAAATCCTCCGCGAAAAACCGGCGCAGTACAAACTGTACAGCCACAAGCCCTACCGGTTTGCCCAGCTGCTGCGTCGTCTGAGCAGGTTTTATATCTACACCCAGCTCGAGGAGCCGCTGGTGAAAAAGATTCATTTAACGGCCGTGAAAAACCCCCAGTCTCTGGTCAACGAATGGATTGAAGAAAACCCGCTGGTCAAAATCCTGTTTGTGGATGGAGCCAACAAACTGGCCATTCGCCCCAAAACTGAAAAACAGGGGTCAACGGCGGAATGAGATGTTCAGTCCGAAAAACGCGCAAAAGTTAAGGAGGATAGTCCCGAAGGGATTACCCTCCTTCTCCTAACTTAGCAACTATTATATCCAAAATGTTAACCAAGACAAAATTAAAAAGACGTGAAAAACGAAAATATTTTCAGAGATTACAAGGCGTATTATATCCTTTATTGTAAACCGTTTCAGACAATCAGGTTATTTTCGCCGCTTTGTTTCCCGGAAATAGAAATAATTTTTGAATCGTTGCTCTCGAAAGAATTTTTTTCGTATAATAAAAGAAGAGTGGGTCGGGCGGTTGCCCCGCACCTACTTGGAGTGTTTGAAGTCTCTTGCAGCGGATGGTTCAACCCCTCCGCAGAAAAACCGGATTACGCTCCAAGTAGGTGCGGGGAGGAAAGTCCGAGCAGGACAGGGCACGGCGACGGCTAACGGCCGCCCGGGGCAACCCGAGGGAAAGTGCCACAGAAAACACACAGCCGATGGCCCCGCACCTACTTGGAGTGTTTGGTATCTCTTGCAGCGGGTGCTTCAACCCTTTAGCGGAAGAAACGGACTACCCTCCAAGTAGATGCGGGGTACAGGCAATGGTGAAAAGGTGCGGTAAGAGCGCACCGCGCTGTCGGCAACGGCAGCGGCACGGCAAACCCCGCCGCCTGCAAAACCAAGTATGCCGGAGCCTGGCCCGGGCAATTCCGGCGGGTAGGTTGCTTGCCGGAGGGGAAACCTTCCGGCAGAGCCGATTGGCAACAATCGGTCCAGTGTAATAACCGCCGCCCCGCACCTACTTGAAGAACAGAGGGTTTTGATTTGGACGACTTCAATCTTTCAAGACAGAACCCGTTCGGCTTTTCAAGTAGGTGCGGGGAACAGAACTCGGCTTACAGACCCACTCATTTTTTATCTTTCCCTTGTTAGATATTTATCAAATATTCTTTGATTGTTTTACAAACAGTTGTTAAACTGGCCGTATGACCTTCGGACAAGTCATCCGTCAAAAGCGCAAGGAACTCCGGCTGACCTTAGATGAAGTGGCCGCCAAGACCGGCTTTTCCAAGCCCTACCTTTCCACCATCGAGACCGGACGAGTCAAAAACCCGCCGTCGGATGAATTGATTTGCAAACTCGAAAAAATTCTCCGGTTCAAGAGCGGTTATCTCCTGCATCTGGCCCATAAAGAGAAAATCCCTGCTGATATCCGCAGGGAATTTGAGACCCTCAGCGCCGAAAACCGCAAGTACAGAACGCTCATCCAAAACATCCTCACCCGACGGCAAAGCATCTCGGAATTGCACAAATTATTCCGTCAGGGGGACCCGGATGCTCTGAACCGCACTCCTGGAAACTGGATACCTGTCATCAACAAAGTAGCTGCCGGCTACCCGAACGATTTTGACGACCTCGGCTATCCGGCCGGGGTGGCCGATGACTATGTCCTGGCTCCGGACCTGCACGACCCGAACGCCTTTGCCCTGCGGGTGGTCGGCGATTCGATGGAGCCGGAGTTTCGTCAGGGCGATATCGTGATTTTTTCCCCGGCCGCACCGGTCCAAAGCGGGGCGGATTGCCTAATCCGCCTCCAAAACCCCTATGAGACCACCTTCAAGCGGGTCTTTTTTGATTCCAAAGACGAGATTCGCCTCCAGCCCCGCAATGAAAAGTATCCTCCGCAAATCATCAGGACCGCCCGGCTTAACGGGCTCTATCGGGCGGTTATCCAATACAGACGACTGTAAAAAACAAAGCCCCTCTCCCCCGCCGAAACCTCTCGATTATTCGCTTTTTTGTATGGAATTGACCCGCTGAATCGATATAATCTCCAGGTTTGAAGAGCCGATTGTTCTCCACGGAAAAGATACAGAGAGTCTGGTTTGCTTCCGGAAAGGTTTAACTCATGCAGATTCGAAGGATCGGATGGCTTTTCTGGTTGTTCGGCGCCGCGGCGGGAACAGCCCTGGCAGAGAGTACCTCTCTGTTCCCGGCAGGCCAGGATTTACATCTGTCCGCCTCCCGAATGGTTCGAACAGCAGCAGATTCCCAGGGACAAAGCCGCCTGCTCCTCGAAGAGGGAGTTGAAGGAACAATCGGCGACAATCAATTCTCCGCCGAGCGGGCCGTGGCCCTGCTCCAGTTGCGCGGGGAAACATCCGGCCTTTCCGAAGGGCAGTATTACGAAGTCCATCTGTATCTGGAAGGCGGGGTCTCTTTGAAAAAAGGGAGCCGTTCCAAAATGACGGTTCTTTCCGTGCCGATAGCAGAAAATGCACACCGGCTGGCGGTTCGGTTTCTGGTAACCGGACAGGTTTTCGTAACGGCCCGTCAGGAAAAAACCCTCCCAGCCGAATCCCTCGAGAGTGAGCCGCTTTACACGCGAGCGACGGAAACATTCCGGCGAGTTCGGCAGGGGCCCGTACCTCCTTTGACAGCGTATGTGCCGCAGATGAAAGACCGTTTTCTGTCTCCGCACATTCCGGCCGTCCAGAAAGCCGCCGCTGCCCAAAACTGTCTGGCTCAGCCGCCTGCCGCCCCAACAGAGTCCAAACCCGCGGTATCCTATCCGATTCACATCAACGCCCTTTGGGAACCGGCCCCGGAAATCGAAACCCGAACCCTGCCGGACGGCCGCAAAGCCGCCACCATTTCCGGGCGCTTTTATCTGTGGCAAAAACGCGACGAGGAAGGCACGCTGCTGGAGTTCCTGGCCGACAGCGCTGTGGTTTATTATGCCGGCGACTCGCTGACCCAAAGCCGACCGGGTCCCGGCGGCAACGAAATCGCCTCCGGAACCATCGAAGGCGTCTATCTGGCCGGCAATATCGTGATGACCGAAGGCGATATGACCATCCGGGCCGACGAAATCTATTACGATTTCTTCCGCCGGCAGGCCTTAGTGGTCCACGCTGAACTGCGGACCTTCAGTCCCTCCCGCTCCATCCCGATTTACAT
This genomic interval carries:
- a CDS encoding lactate racemase domain-containing protein gives rise to the protein MSCMEVSLHYGREQMKLYLPSENLAGWIRPRPMADAHPQDSLVNLSARPQARQFVQQIQGKRLCVLLPDGTRDFPWNAVLPPVFGLLKGAEQLSFLICTGTHTAQTPENKAILEKIVQLVRQAGIFSYETVLHDCQTSRMSDAGRTKYGTPILYNAVLDNADVFLVFSDVKFHYFAGYSNPVKNFVPGACAFQTAQVNHSLTFDSRSISGAHPWHPNPARRLQPLAADQLEAMEKIVRGRAVWAVVTISDKSKLYWARFGPAQEVTPQAFFAVDEHTEYTLPRVERMVISCGGHPDDSDLYIAQRALELTHRVVLDGGQILFLAACTNGICPQIAYRDFYLKLTEPIEQILREKPAQYKLYSHKPYRFAQLLRRLSRFYIYTQLEEPLVKKIHLTAVKNPQSLVNEWIEENPLVKILFVDGANKLAIRPKTEKQGSTAE
- a CDS encoding S24 family peptidase; the encoded protein is MTFGQVIRQKRKELRLTLDEVAAKTGFSKPYLSTIETGRVKNPPSDELICKLEKILRFKSGYLLHLAHKEKIPADIRREFETLSAENRKYRTLIQNILTRRQSISELHKLFRQGDPDALNRTPGNWIPVINKVAAGYPNDFDDLGYPAGVADDYVLAPDLHDPNAFALRVVGDSMEPEFRQGDIVIFSPAAPVQSGADCLIRLQNPYETTFKRVFFDSKDEIRLQPRNEKYPPQIIRTARLNGLYRAVIQYRRL